One genomic segment of Syntrophorhabdus sp. includes these proteins:
- a CDS encoding sigma-54-dependent Fis family transcriptional regulator, with protein MKDRFHRILVIDDEVRWCDLLRETLTSEGFDVAVAGDSAMASQLINQVDFDVILTDLKMDGKNGLQLLEETKKVAPTTPVILITAFGSVDSAVQAMKMGAYDFITKSGDLSELILAVDKALETKSLRKEVLGLKRKLESRYGFHRMIGKSPLMQRIYQLIEMVCDTSGNVLITGESGTGKELVAKAIHYNGARKNGPFMAVNCAAIPENLLESELFGYKKGAFTDAKVDKEGLVIGAAGGTLFLDEVTEMPTSLQAKILRVIEEREVRPLGGTTSYSTDIRVISTSNRDIQARIDQGLFRSDLYYRLRVIDIDLPPLRDRKEDIPLLVRHFLNTFNKDLKKKVTHVSTEAMRILMDYSWPGNVRELENAIQRGVTLCRGETVVPDDLPSLMTRPNSSSFLDRAHEKGRTLADLEREYIGEVLAEAGGNRSRAAEVLGIDRKTLYRKLKNE; from the coding sequence GTGAAAGACAGGTTCCACAGGATACTGGTGATCGACGATGAGGTCAGATGGTGCGATCTTCTCAGGGAAACGCTTACCTCGGAAGGTTTCGACGTCGCCGTTGCCGGCGACAGCGCCATGGCCTCTCAGCTCATAAACCAGGTCGATTTCGACGTCATCCTCACTGACCTCAAGATGGACGGGAAGAACGGCCTGCAGCTTCTCGAAGAGACGAAGAAGGTTGCCCCCACGACACCCGTCATCCTCATCACCGCCTTCGGGTCCGTCGATTCAGCCGTCCAGGCCATGAAGATGGGCGCCTACGATTTCATAACGAAGAGCGGTGATCTGAGCGAGCTTATCCTGGCCGTCGACAAGGCCCTGGAGACAAAATCCCTCAGGAAAGAGGTTCTCGGCCTGAAACGGAAGCTTGAATCCCGCTACGGCTTCCACAGGATGATCGGGAAGAGCCCTCTCATGCAGAGGATATACCAGCTGATCGAAATGGTCTGCGACACATCGGGCAATGTCCTTATCACGGGCGAGAGCGGGACCGGAAAAGAGCTTGTGGCAAAGGCCATTCACTACAACGGTGCCAGGAAGAACGGGCCTTTCATGGCCGTGAACTGCGCCGCCATCCCCGAGAACCTGCTGGAGAGCGAGCTTTTCGGATACAAGAAGGGGGCCTTCACCGACGCGAAGGTCGACAAGGAAGGGCTCGTTATCGGGGCGGCGGGAGGGACGCTCTTCCTCGACGAGGTGACCGAAATGCCCACCTCGCTTCAGGCCAAGATATTGAGGGTCATCGAGGAGAGGGAGGTGAGGCCCCTGGGAGGTACGACCTCATATTCAACGGATATCCGCGTCATTTCCACGTCCAACCGCGACATCCAGGCGCGGATAGACCAGGGGCTCTTCCGAAGCGACCTCTATTACCGGCTCCGGGTCATAGACATCGATCTTCCTCCGCTTCGGGACAGGAAGGAGGACATCCCGCTTCTGGTCAGGCACTTTCTCAATACATTCAACAAGGACCTCAAGAAGAAGGTCACCCACGTCTCCACCGAGGCAATGAGGATCCTGATGGACTACTCATGGCCGGGCAATGTGAGGGAGCTCGAGAATGCTATCCAGAGGGGTGTCACGCTGTGTCGCGGCGAGACCGTTGTTCCTGACGACCTACCCTCCCTCATGACCAGACCCAACAGCAGTTCCTTCCTCGACCGCGCCCATGAAAAGGGGAGAACCCTTGCAGATCTTGAGAGGGAATACATCGGAGAGGTGCTGGCGGAGGCCGGCGGAAACCGCTCCCGGGCAGCGGAAGTGCTCGGCATTGACAGAAAGACGCTCTATCGCAAGCTCAAGAACGAATGA